The genomic segment GAGGTAGAGTATGTATGGCCACGCGTAGGTTATCCTCCATTGGTAACCCCATTCAGCCAGTATGTAAAGAACATCTCACTGATGAACCTCCTCACCATGGAGCAGGGCAAGGGTCGCTTCGTCATGATGGACGACTCTATGTGGGGTATGATTCTCGGCAAGAGCGGTAAGATTCCTGGAACTATTGACCCAGAACTCGTAGAGCTCGCCAAGAAGCAGGGCCGCGAGTTTACCGACGTAGATGCACACACATTGCTCACCAACGCCCTCGACGACTTCAAGAAGGAAATGGACGAGAACGGCTGGGATTACGGTCAGGACGACGAGGAACTCTTCGAGCTCGCCATGCACCCAGAGCAGTATCGCAACTACAAGAGCGGACAGGCAAAGAAGAACTTCCTGGCCGACCTTCAGAAGGCAAAGGATGCCAAGCTCGGTACAACCCTTACTCCTGCACAGCTTGCAGAATTCAAGCACGCCAAGGCAGATGCCATCGTGGCACCAGTAGCCGGCCAGCTCTTCTGGGAATTCCAGGGCGAGGGCGAGTGCCAGCCAGCTGTAGAGCCATACATCGGCAAGGAATATAAGGAAGGTGATGCCTTCTGCTATATCCAGGCTCCTTGGGGCGAGTTTGAAACTATCCCGGCAGCATTGGGCGGCAAGCTCGTAGAAATCAATGCCAAGCAGGGCAGCAAGGTGCGCAAGGGCGATGTTATTGCTTACATCGAGCGCAACGCTGAGTAAATATAATAGAAATGAATTATCAAGCAATTATTGATAAGTATTATCCTGAGGATAATGAGCTTCGGCATATCCTCATTACACATAGCCAATCTGTAGCGCGAAAAGCGCTACAGATTGTTTCGTATCATCCCGAATTGCAACTCGATGCCCAGTTTATCGAAGAAGCAGCCATGCTCCACGACCTCGGCATCTTCATGACCGATGCCCCAGGCATACAGTGTTTCGGCTCGCAGCCCTACATCTGCCACGGACGACTGGGAGCAGAAATCCTGCGCAAGGAAGGATATGAGCGACATGCCCGCGTATGTGAGCGCCATACCGGTGCAGGCATCACAGAGGCACAGATCATAGCACAGAACCTGCCCCTGCCACATCAGGATTTCCTGCCGGAAACCATGGAGGAGAAGGTGATTTGCTACGCTGATAAATTCTTCAGCAAAACTCACCTCGACCAGGAAAAAACGATTGAGAAAGCAGAAAAAAGTCTCATGAAGTTCGGCGAGGAAGGAGTAAAACGCTTCCAGCAATGGGAACGCATGTTTGAATAGAATTCTAATTTATTGAATGAGAAAACAATCGACGATAGCTATGCTGCTGCTCGCTACCATCTCCTGTATGATGGTGGCTAATCCGGGTATGCCCGATTCGAAAAAGAAAAAGAAGAAGGAGAAGACGGAAACCGTGGACAGCGTGGGAGACAGTGTGTTCGTAGACTCGCTGGGCAACGAAATAAAACCCAAGCTGAAACAGGCTGACGACACTACGCAGATGGACTCGCTGCAGAAAGCTATATGGAAACATAATAAAGTGGTGGATGACAGTATTCGCCTCGACAGTATCGCCAGAAAGAAACAGGGTGGAGTAGACGCACCGGTTAACTATCAGGCGGACGACTCTCTCGTATACGATGCCAAGAACAAGGTGGCATATCTCTACGGAAACTCCAATGTGAAGTATACCAACATGGACCTCAGTTCCGACCGCATCTCCATGGATATGGACAAGAGCAACGTGAAGGCGATGGGTACACCCGACAGTACGGCGGAGGGAGGTATCAAGGGCAAACCTGTCTTCAAGATGGGTAGCGATACCTATGATACCGACACCATCAAATTCAACTTCAAGAGCAAGAAGGCCCTTATTAATAATGTATATACAGAACAGCAAGACGGATTCCTGACCGGTATGAAGTCGAAACGCGACTCATCGGGAGTCATCTATCTGCAGCACGGAAGGTATACCACCTGCGATGATCCGCATCCCGACTTCTACATTTCGCTCTCCCGAGCCAAGGTAAGGCCGGGCAAGGATGTGGTATTCGGACCAGCCTATCTCGTGGTGTGCGATGTGCCTATGCCGCTTGCCATCCCTTACGGCTTCTTCCCGTTCACCAAGAGCTACAGCAGCGGTTTCATCATGCCAACCTACGGCGATGAAACGGCACGAGGATTCTATCTCAGAGATGGCGGATATTATTTCGCCATGAGTGATAAATGGGACCTGAAGCTGCTGGGCGAGATTTATACCAAGGGATCGTGGGGACTCTCGGCAGCCA from the Segatella copri genome contains:
- a CDS encoding HDIG domain-containing metalloprotein translates to MNYQAIIDKYYPEDNELRHILITHSQSVARKALQIVSYHPELQLDAQFIEEAAMLHDLGIFMTDAPGIQCFGSQPYICHGRLGAEILRKEGYERHARVCERHTGAGITEAQIIAQNLPLPHQDFLPETMEEKVICYADKFFSKTHLDQEKTIEKAEKSLMKFGEEGVKRFQQWERMFE